GGAATACAAGCTCATCCTTGAGGGATCCAGTGAAACGTAGGTTGTGCCTTTGGAAAACTCTGTTTAAATGGTCTAACAACTTTCTCAGATACCAAATATCCATGAACAAGGAGTCAACATACAAATACCCGCTCATTAACCTCACccaactccttccttctgacACAACACCGAAAGAAATCTTTGCATCCCACCCGGCATCGGGAATCTATcttttggatgatggcTTCGCCGCGCAGTTACAAGGGGAAAAAGGAGTACTTTTTAAAGTTGAGAAATTCAGGTGGGAAAAACTGAAGGAAGGCGAGGTAGGAGCTTGGGcgattgaagaggaagaggcggtgCCAGCTGTTGAAGAGATTGTCGATGACGTCCCTGTGGAGGAAGCGAAAGAACCAGCTCCTCATGGCGATGAGGAGATGGCTGTGGACACACCAGAAGTGAATGGTACCAACGGTATCAACGGACATGTTCGcatgaaggaggagcaaaTGGACGTCGATGGTTATTAACCGTATGCGGTACATAGACAAGGAATGTCTTAAACGCAATTTTCATAACTCTTGGTATAAGGCTTGTAAAAACAACGTCTGCATGGAATATGGCTTTGATACGTGATCAAAATAATGAAACACCTTCGCAATTAAATAGGTTCGCACAGAGTCATTCCCGCACAAGAGAGTTTTCTGTGCAGTTTGAAAGCGATGAAACCCGCCTGATTAGTAGCTTCTTCTATTAATATACCTGGTTTTTAACGTGCTGTGCGGTCACGTGATCATTGTAATTGCCGAAACCGGGCCGGCGTCTTCGCTCTTCGCACATCTTGCGTCAACATGAAATGACGGAAGGGCAGAGGAAAACAGCGACACCCAGCCACGGAATTCAAACgttatatatatgtatacCCTTCATCAATCTTATTGCTTACTCATACCATCACTTTGATAGCAGCCCAAAATGCCCAGTGAGTCCTGCGAAAGCAATTCCTCAGCCCGCGTACGAAGTCGCCCCTGACCCGTTGGCCTCACGCAGAGATCGTCCACATCGTCCTTTGGAAACTCAAGCGCCCTTCTGCGCTCACTAGCACTTCCACTGAGGAAGTTCTCGCCAAGGCCAAAGAGGCTATAAATGCTTTGAAGAATGTACCGGGCCCTGAGAGCGTACACTTGGGTCCCCCTTTGTTGGACGCTAGGGCTAAGGGATTTGACTACGGTACGGGCTCATTTCGCAGTTCCATTTGAAATTAAAAAACTGACTATGTGAGACAGGTCTCTactccatcttttcttctgctgAGGCCCTTCAGACTTACGCTGTCTCTGAGGCCCATGTCAAGGTCGTCACTGAAAACGTCCGACCCAACGTGGATGGTAAATCTTTCACGTCTGACGTGTGCTGCAACACTGACTATGGCTCCAGATGTCTTTGCCTACGACTTTGTGCTTGAGGAGTAGTTATACCAAGTTATATTGTAACGGTAATGCAGGGGAAGAGATACCAATCGCTTCGCTTCGCGATTGTAAGGACAATTTCAAATGTTTTACATCCTCAGCCTATCACCCTAAGTTATAGCAAACTTCATAATGTTGGTTTCGACAAACTCGCCACAGTTTCTCTGACATTAAGGTCGTCGAACTGTTGCTATCCTACACCTTTTCGACTTCAGTTACCTCACCCTTTCCTTCCGACATAACTGTGACCGCTACTCCCTGTCTCTCTAACTCGGCGTTCCGCCGTTTCCTGGCCtccttcatttccttcctaATTCTTGAACTCTCCTTCACTGGATTCTTTCCTGGGCCGTAGAATTCGTCAATGTGCTCTAGAGTAACGCCTGCGGTTTCGGGGCACAAGAAGTACACAATCGGGATAAAGCAGAGGTTGAATACACCAAAGAGCATGAACATGCCGTAGCCAATGTTGGTGATACCTATGGGTGTGACTGATACCACCATTAGTTAAGTCATGACGTAGCAGGCGATTGCTTACGCACCCATGAGAAGCACGAAGTCGAAGAGCCATTGAAGTGCAACTGCCAATCTAGAAACAATAAATAATGCTTCGTAATCAGCAGCCTTTGAAGAATCACTTACCCCATGCCCTTGGATCTCCAACTCAAAGGACAGATTTCAGAGGAGTAAGCCCATACACCAGCCATCCAGCCCCAAGTGTAGAAGCTACGGGTCCATTAGCTATTGCCAAAAAAGCCCGACGCCGGAAATACGGACCCTTGATAGGCGAAAATCATGGCTGCAGCTCCAATACCGGTGGGTTTGGTGTCCATTTTTAAAAGACCTCCCATGATGAACATTACAACAGACTTAGGGACTAGGTTAGCACCAATACACAGCCGGAATTTTTGAGGACCAAGAACACACCATGAAAAAGGcggtgatgaggaaaaggttTCGGCGACCAGCATGTTCTGCTATTGGTCAGCTTGAACTTATGGGACAAATGTGTGTGAGGTCACTTACCAATCAGGTACCATGTGCTTTTAAACCCATATATGTGAGTCCTTTTTTATCCAAAATAACAGTTGGAACTCACCCAAAACTCGCGAAAAGGAACCATACTAAAACGGTCGTCAGTCTTATAATCTGCCGCTTGCCAGAAGGGCGCTATGCCTACCTTGGAGGTATCCTGAAAGAAGGGCCGAGGTGTGTGGTGTGAGACCGACGGCTTCTTGACTACAAGGTCTTTGGTtagaaaggggaagggaaagagaggttTCACAGGTGGATCTTACAAGATGGTTGTGAGATAGCTAGTAATTGACGTCAATTCTGGAATAATGGCTCCCTATATACAGCAGTTGACTTACTAGGAAATGATTGTACTGCCACTGAAAGGTTGGCAAACCTGGATAACAACGGCCTACACGCATTGATTAGCTTCTAAGTTAATCTCTTTCAAGGCTGATGTACTAACAGTCAGCATTCGTCGCTTCTCTCCCTGAGCATCGTGGGCGCTCTTGAACAGGTCTTTCCAATTTCTGGCACTGGCCATCTCAAGCTCGATGGCTTGAGTGATCTCTTCTATTTGGCTGATAACCATCGGGTTGTCCTCAGGTAAGTCGAGGAGAGCAGAAATCACTTGTCGagcttcatcttgtctgcCATGGGCGAGGAGATATCGAGGAGATTCGGGCATGAAGATCAACATTAAGGCCATGATAACACAGGCCATTCCCTgtaaagagaaaactatacGATATACTCGGTCGTCATCATAGACTTGCAAAAGACCATAGGCAGCCCAGTAAGCGATCAACTGACCGACCTGCCAGATGGTCAGTGGCTTCATTGTCATCGTTCGGCCCATGCTTACAATGAGCATGCTCAAACTAGCACATATAAGCATCCCTCTCATACCTGGAGGGCTTGTTTCGTTTTGCCAGATGGGTAGGGTTGAGGTAATTGCACCAAAGCCTAAACCTGCCACAACTCGACCAGCAGCCAGTTGACCTGTCGAGTATGTAGCCACTTGAAGAACAGTACCGACGAGGAGAGGGATCGTTGCGATAAAGAGTACAATGCGTCGGGCATAGCGTTCGCCGAAGAACGCAAAGACGAGACCACCAAAGAAACAACCAATTTCAAAACAGCCTGTGACGACACCCTGTCCAGTGGCATCGAGGTGGAAACGGTTTTGGACTAGACAAAAGAATCACTATTGATTTGTGCGACTTTACAAACCAAGTTGCCACTCACAAGGGTCGGAGGAGATGACACCTCCCAAAGATGAATCTTCAATGCCAAAAAGACAAAACCCCATACCAGCCGTGGCCGAGATGGCAAACAGAAGAGCATTACCCCTCAGGCCGAGATAAGGCATGTTGAAGCTGAGACAGGTCCTAAACAATGTCAATCGCTGATTACTAGCTTGCCAGATAGCATGGTCACTTACTTGTATAATGCTCGGAGGACTCGTTTAAGTTTAGTTTGGTTTCTATTGTCTGAAGAATGGGGGTGAGGCTGGTAATGGTCGATTGCAAACAGAAGAGGTGTGTATTGGCAGGAACAGCTAAAGGTGAAGTGGTGGCCTTTGAGATGTTGCGAGACAAGGTCCTACACCTTAGTACCCAATCTTCTCGGTCCTATATATCAGACTTCTTGCTGAATAAAAATAGACCATCCGCATATACTGAATGGTGAATGGTGGGTCCGCTACTTCGGCTTTGACATAGCTACTATTCATATGATCGAGCAGCAATCCCAGCTCTCTTTCTAGACCCGATTGGGATATGTCGTTCATCCTGAGCTCTGGCAACCTTCAAAAGGACACAGAGTGACTTGTGCGTAAACTGTAAAAAAGAATCGATAGCATCGGTAAGTCAAGGATGTCGGCAAATGCGGAATAAGCCGTGGTTCCTTGATTATTTAGTTATTTATCTATGGTCATGAGGTTACGATTCATGACACACATGatggagggaggaggaataCTGATGGGACGGACTGTGGACTGTAGAAAGCCCGCCCCCCCGGGGCCATTGATAACATGGATATCATTTTGTGGGCCCCCTTCCCGGTGTGACTCAGGATGTCCGATTCGCAGAATCACGCGACGCGCGCAGCGATCAGCAAAAACCCAAACAAGTAATCAACGAAAAAACATTTCCCTGAGACCTTCATGATGCTATCTTTCTCCCAGAATAGAATGACCGGCTTCGGGTTTCGGGTGTGCCACGGGCCTAAGGATTCCAGAGAATGATGCAAACTAGGAGACAGATGCAGCAGTGTGTACTTATAGTTCCCTTTGAAACCAAAGAAACAACTAATGAAACTGAGCAAATCACGGTAACTGAAGAGCAGTTGTCGCtaaaaagagaagggacGGATGGACGGAATGTTTGAGAAGAGCCTAGTGTAATGCCGAATAAATGTCTGACCGATCCTGTAGTGTAGATATATATagaagcaagaagatgttgagaGTGGATATTTCCAAGAGATGGATATCTTGTATAACTAGTTTGCGTTCTTTAAGTCTCCAACAATCGTCATACTTTCAGCCTACGAATCTATTATCTTAAGTCCAGCTATCCTATTCCTCTTCGGCAGTGATCTTGGGCAGAGGCGGTCCTCTTTCGTCTAGGCATCCCTCTCATTCACTTAAGCCAACCAGTCAGGAAACTTTACCCCATTTATCTGGCATTTAAGCCGGCAAACCGTTGTCAAGTTTATACTTACCTTTTGGACTTTCGTTACCTCCCTTTCCTTATAAAAGATGAGACAAGTAACCTGGCAGCGAATAATGATCTTCAATGATGGAGGCAGTTAGAAATAGAAGGATGGCAGTTCCAATCGTTTGGAAGTGAAATCTTCTATCGTAGTGGTCATTGAAACATTTTGCTTTTTGTTGCAAAAACCAATGGCCGGAGGTTTGGGGGTTAGCTAGAGTATTGTCAACCAGAGTCACctgggaagatgaaaacAGGAGTTGCGTGTCGTTTATTATTCAATGTTCTTACAAGTCGGTCGATTCCCGCTGTGGTGTTTAGTTGAAATCGATTAAAATAGACTGTCAACAATGGGTTAACTTCAGCTATCACATAGCTGTTATGATCAATACATTGCAGCATCTCTTCTCGGACCAGATTGCGAGGTGCTCAGTCACTCAGCTTTGGCAAACCTTCAAAGATTAACATTTGAGGTATCTGATGTACGCTGCAGGT
This region of Cryptococcus neoformans var. neoformans B-3501A chromosome 10, whole genome shotgun sequence genomic DNA includes:
- a CDS encoding hypothetical protein (HMMPfam hit to Sugar_tr, Sugar (and other) transporter, score: 279.2, E(): 6.5e-81) translates to MPYLGLRGNALLFAISATAGMGFCLFGIEDSSLGGVISSDPFQNRFHLDATGQGVVTGCFEIGCFFGGLVFAFFGERYARRIVLFIATIPLLVGTVLQVATYSTGQLAAGRVVAGLGFGAITSTLPIWQNETSPPGMRGMLICASLSMLIVSMGRTMTMKPLTIWQVGQLIAYWAAYGLLQVYDDDRVYRIVFSLQGMACVIMALMLIFMPESPRYLLAHGRQDEARQVISALLDLPEDNPMVISQIEEITQAIELEMASARNWKDLFKSAHDAQGEKRRMLTAVVIQVCQPFSGSTIISYYLTTIFQEAVGLTPHTSALLSGYLQVWFLFASFGTWYLIEHAGRRNLFLITAFFMSVVMFIMGGLLKMDTKPTGIGAAAMIFAYQGFYTWGWMAGVWAYSSEICPLSWRSKGMGLAVALQWLFDFVLLMVTPIGITNIGYGMFMLFGVFNLCFIPIVYFLCPETAGVTLEHIDEFYGPGKNPVKESSRIRKEMKEARKRRNAELERQGVAVTVMSEGKGEVTEVEKV